Proteins encoded in a region of the Bubalus bubalis isolate 160015118507 breed Murrah chromosome 9, NDDB_SH_1, whole genome shotgun sequence genome:
- the LOC123335034 gene encoding endogenous retrovirus group K member 6 Env polyprotein: MSQPPRHLVPPLPRPQKRKGPPLPPRPPPTREAQLISRRMTPEIPDEQEEEPPTRQMSQLRIRDIVPPNSLPHRKSPGCPTRATQQASIPTWGQIKTLCHQAQGIASPQGSPASPERVFIAMLALLSCQVSASSPAPEKYWAYFPDPPTFQVVTWNNAPIRVHTNQPHLLGGHYTFYTNEEYPINFNYTFRGLTDDLPVCFNFPFGHTGSFITPTKEGCIGASEKAIITDSPSLRYRSVWVLLARMPGIPDPSKSLHFKSPPKYPNCHNAAPSDAIWNTIDGHSGYPIWKSCTYNSRIDYRIPGGNYTIQDWSNPDPGQDPMIDDAFKGRFDNWKDYSVPWPLRATRWHRNQFVPPMLSYTAKGRTYWQPEIWKALTATAPITLTRPENTSTYSVLACLPSPYVFLFTNDSKRLNIHMNYSGGPNIVTCEQCMLSSCLTPQYNVSSFVVLQRPPYLMVPVTITTHWYDNYGLAVLQQVRDLMRSRRLAGLLFLGVATLITGIASVSMAAVSLTKQVHTAQYVDAMSKNVSLALATEEAIFRKLEMRIDALEEAILHIGNELQALKVRLALSCHADYRWICVTPLKVNETDYDWQKIKNHILGVWNSSDISLDLRKLHSQMTTIERSHLDFTASGVASDFFHTLSNFVSGKYFLSAIFNYAAVAALILLIIFILPCIVRILRQSIQKLETELHLASLRNKNGGDAGSQHGSSHP, encoded by the coding sequence ATGTCACAGCCCCCCAGGCATCTGGTCCCTCCACTGCCTCGACCACAAAAAAGGAAGGGACCTCCTCTACCTCCACGCCCTCCACCAACACGGGAAGCCCAGCTGATCTCTAGACGAATGACACCAGAGATCCCAGATGAACAGGAAGAGGAACCACCCACCAGACAGATGTCACAGCTCCGTATAAGAGATATTGTTCCCCCTAATTCTTTACCCCACAGGAAATCACCGGGATGTCCTACGCGGGCCACTCAACAAGCCTCTATACCTACCTGGGGACAGATTAAGACACTTTGTCACCAGGCACAAGGGATAGCTTCCCCACAGGGCTCTCCAGCCTCTCCGGAGAGAGTGTTTATTGCTATGCTTGCCTTACTATCTTGCCAGGTAAGCGCCTCCTCTCCCGCTCCAGAAAAGTATTGGGCATACTTCCCAGATCCTCCAACCTTTCAAGTAGTTACTTGGAACAATGCCCCTATACGGGTCCACACAAACCAGCCTCATTTATTGGGAGGACATTATACTTTCTATACAAATGAGGAATACCCTATTAATTTCAATTATACCTTTAGGGGATTAACAGACGATCTCCCTGTTTGTTTTAACTTCCCTTTTGGTCATACAGGAAGCTTTATTACTCCTACCAAAGAAGGATGTATTGGAGCCTCTGAAAAAGCAATTATAACAGATTCTCCATCCTTAAGATATCGGTCAGTTTGGGTATTACTGGCTCGTATGCCTGGGATCCCTGACCCCTCTAAATCCCTGCATTTTAAATCTCCACCAAAATATCCAAATTGTCATAATGCTGCCCCTTCAGATGCCATATGGAACACTATAGATGGTCATTCAGGATATCCGATTTGGAAATCTTGTACTTATAATTCTAGAATTGACTACAGAATACCAGGAGGAAATTATACCATTCAGGACTGGAGCAACCCGGATCCAGGTCAGGATCCAATGATTGATGATGCATTTAAAGGGAGATTTGACAATTGGAAAGACTATTCAGTTCCTTGGCCATTACGCGCCACTAGATGGCATCGTAATCAATTTGTTCCTCCTATGCTGTCTTATACGGCTAAGGGCAGAACTTACTGGCAACCAGAAATTTGGAAGGCCCTTACCGCTACTGCCCCTATTACCTTAACCCGGCCAGAAAATacttctacttattctgttttagcttgtctaccctcgccttatgtttttctcttcacTAATGACTCCAAGAGACTTAATATACACATGAATTATTCGGGTGGACCTAATATAgtaacttgtgaacaatgtatgctctcatcttgtttgaCCCCTCAATATAATGTTAGCTCTTTTGTGGTGTTGCAACGCCCACCCTATCTTATGGTGCCTGTAACTATAACCACACATTGGTATGATAACTAtggtcttgctgtattacaacaagtGCGGGATTTAATGCGATCACGACGGTTAGCAGGCTTACTTTTCCTGGGAGTAGCAACTTTAATAACCGGAATTGCTTCTGTTTCTATGGCAGCAGTTTCATTGACTAAACAAGTACACACTGCTCAATATGTTGATGCTAtgtccaaaaatgtttctttagcaTTGGCAACAGAGGAAGCTATATTCAGGAAGCTGGAGATGAGGATAGATGCCCTAGAGGAAGCAATATTGCATATTGGAAATGAATTGCAGGCTTTAAAAGTGAGATTGGCACTGTCCTGTCATGCCGACTACCGGTGGATTTGTGTAACACCCCTgaaagtaaatgagacagattatgactggcaaaaaattaaaaatcatattttaggtGTCTGGAACAGCTCCGACATTAGTTTAGATTTAAGGAAACTTCACAGTCAAATGACAACCATAGAACGCTCTCACTTAGATTTTACTGCCTCAGGAGTAGCAAGTGACTTCTTCCATACATTATCTAACTTTGTTTCAGGAAAGTACTTTCTGTCTGCTATTTTTAACTATGCTGCTGTGGCCGCTCTAATTCTGCTtatcatattcattcttccttgtattgtcagaaTTCTCCGACAGAGCATTCAGAAGCTCGAGACTGAATTGCATCTGGCttccttaagaaataaaaatgggggagatgccgggagccagcacgggagttcccacccatga